Part of the Terriglobia bacterium genome is shown below.
TTCTTCTTTTTTCTTGGTAAACGAAAGGAGCTGGCGAAGCGATTGCGCCTCTCCGCGCGACTTGAGCATCTTGTTGACCCACAGGGAATAGACTTTGCTCATCCCGAGCAGCCGGCGCGCGTTGGCTGTCGGCGCCGTGTCAAAAACGTAAACGTCGTATTCGTCCTTGAACATGAGGTCGACCATGTTTTCGAACATGGCCGATTCTTCGAACGCCGGATTCATGGTGGCGCTTTCGACGAAGGCGTCGGCCTGCGTCGAAATTTCGGCGAACTTCAAAAACCACTGGATCTTCTGCTTGATGTCCAGCTTCAGGCGTCCAATCGTTTCGTGGGTGTCGATCTCATAAGCCCAGAGATTTGAAGTCCCGGTAACTGCCGTGGGCTTGCCGTAGACGTCCTGACCCAGCAGGCCCGACAGGCTATGCACGGGATTGGTTGAAGCGAGCAGGGTCCGCCGGCCTTGTCCGGCAAACCACAGGGCACTCGCCCCGGCCATCACCGTCTTGCCGACTCCGCCTTTCCCGCCATAGAAGATATATTTGAGGGAGGGATGTTTCTGAATGTAATCGGTCAGAGATTCCTGAATATCGTGCATCGCTATGTCCCTTTCAATCTCCGTACATGATTTTGGCAAGTTTTTCGATCATCTGCAGGCCGGTCACATCGCGTTCCAGTTCGGGCACGTAGCCGACCACTTTGTCGCCAAAGGTCTGGCGGCTTTTGTCCAGGTAGTGCGACTGCATCTTGATCCGATTCTTGAGGTAGGGTGGAATGTCCTGGGTGGCCAGCTCCTCCGGGAGGACGCGATTGACGACATAGCCCACGATCGGCACATCGAACTTGGCAAAAAGTTCCGCGGCATTCTTGGTATCAATGATGATCATTTCCTCGGGCACAAGGACGAAGAAGAAGGCGGTCTTGTCCCGGTCGGTCAGAATGGCTGACGACAGGTTGATCCGTTTCTTGATGTATTGAAGCTCGTGAAGGATCTGGTCTTCCTCGGCCACCTTCTCCCGTTTGATCCGGGCCACCATCTCTTCATACTCACGCATCTCTTCGCGCAGCTTGGTGATGCGGTTGATCCACTCATCATAGACTTTGGCCATCGAGAGGTAGTAGAGCGCGTGTCCCAGCGGCACCAGGTCGTAGATGTAGTAGTCATAGTCGCCTTTGACCACGATATCCACCACCGCATCGAAGATGGCGGACTCCTCCATGGCGGGTTCGGCGGAGGCCGCCTGGATATAGTTTTCGATCTCTTCTGGAATCTGCTCGAAGCCATACATGTCGAGGATCTTCTTGCGGATCTCGTTCTGGTACTCCCGGATGTGGGAATCGGCGTCAATCTCCTGGGCGTAAAGGTTGTCCATGATCTTGACCGCGCCCTTGCCGAAGATGTCCTGTTGAAAGATGTCGCTTAACGAGGCTTGCGGGTCCACTGAAAAGACAAGCACCTTGTGACCTTGCTTCGCCAGCCAGTAAGCGGTTGCCGCCGAGAAGGTGGTCTTGCCGAGGCCGCCCTTTCCGCCGAACATGATGTAACGTCGTTCCTTGTTGCGTTCGAAAGTCTCTTTTAATGACATTGGGATCTGCTCGTTTTGGATTTGATGGTGGGACAGGCAAGCGAGGGACAAGCCATCACGATCGGTAGAAAAGGCCGGTGACGGATGGCTGAGCCGCTCAGAACATGGCGTCCGAGACGTCCTTCTCGCGCAGCATGCGCCGTTTCCAGGTCGCAATGTTGGGAACGACGTAGGGGAGCAACCGCAGGGAGTAATAGGGAGGCAGGATGGGAATGCCAATCAGGTCGCCCATGGTGATGAGGATGAAAAGGTGCTCCATGCTGGAGCGGGTGCGCAGCGCATAGCGCGACATATCATGCGCGGCCATCCCGTACATGACCTCTTTCATCTTGTGAAAGAATCCGGATTTCTCCTTTTCCTTTCCCTTCTCTACTTCTTTGGCCTTCTCTTTTTCTTCCGGCATTTTTTCCTCTTTTGATCTTTCGATTTTGACACCGGCCACTCAGGCGCCATGGAGGTGAAATTCTTCGCTGTCCGAAAATTCGCGTTCGCGCGCCATACGACGTTTCCAGGTCTCTATGCCGGGAACCACGTAGGGCAGAATTCGAAGTGAGTAAATCGGCGGAATGATGGGGAGTCCCAGCATGTCGCCGAGCGTGACGGCCATGAAAATCGTCTCCAGGGCGCCACGCATTTCAAGCCCTTGGCGTTCAAACTCCAGCCCGGTCATACCGTAAAAGAACTCACGGATCCTGGCTCGAAGTCCGCTCAAACGCCCCGGTTCCCGCTCTCCCACGGCATCACTCACTTTCCGCTTCAACGGCTGTTCCGCGGTTTTCGCCCGCGGCAAGACCCCTTGAGGTTATGATACTACGAGGGGGATTCATTTGAAATCAGGAACTGGTGCTTGGAATTTTGACGTTTTGGCCTGTTCCGTGAGAAGCCGAAGTAAAAATCAAACGCGTCAATTAACAAAGATTTGTTTCCAATCCCAGGCTCCTCCGGGCCTCTGACTGGTGATAGCCCAGTGTTTTCTAGCCGCATTCGAAAGAACCACTTCTACCAAGCGGTGCGCCCAACGTCTGGCGCGTCACCCGCCCGGCGCGCTTGTGCTCTTTGCACTGGCCGGGTGCACGCGGGGGTTAGGCCGCCTTGTTGGCAGATGAGCGGCGTGCCTTACTTCGTTTTTTGTTGCGCTCTCCAACGGCCTGCCAGAAATCCTTCCGGGACAATCCGTCCCCTGCCTTGATACTCTGACGTGACTTCTTGAGCAAGCCTTGGAAGCGCGGCGAGCGTGCCAACATCAAACT
Proteins encoded:
- a CDS encoding arsenical pump-driving ATPase GET3, whose translation is MHDIQESLTDYIQKHPSLKYIFYGGKGGVGKTVMAGASALWFAGQGRRTLLASTNPVHSLSGLLGQDVYGKPTAVTGTSNLWAYEIDTHETIGRLKLDIKQKIQWFLKFAEISTQADAFVESATMNPAFEESAMFENMVDLMFKDEYDVYVFDTAPTANARRLLGMSKVYSLWVNKMLKSRGEAQSLRQLLSFTKKKEEDPLMDYLVSFRDRMGHARELLTDPEKTSFFFVTLPEALPIAVIKRFINWFHDFGIPVGGVIVNMLIQKAQVQPGAPEFVKNRVKMQQSYMDEIWRDFDGSVRALIPLFDNEVRGVESLSKVFGQNWQNWDQVAQP
- a CDS encoding arsenical pump-driving ATPase GET3, producing MSLKETFERNKERRYIMFGGKGGLGKTTFSAATAYWLAKQGHKVLVFSVDPQASLSDIFQQDIFGKGAVKIMDNLYAQEIDADSHIREYQNEIRKKILDMYGFEQIPEEIENYIQAASAEPAMEESAIFDAVVDIVVKGDYDYYIYDLVPLGHALYYLSMAKVYDEWINRITKLREEMREYEEMVARIKREKVAEEDQILHELQYIKKRINLSSAILTDRDKTAFFFVLVPEEMIIIDTKNAAELFAKFDVPIVGYVVNRVLPEELATQDIPPYLKNRIKMQSHYLDKSRQTFGDKVVGYVPELERDVTGLQMIEKLAKIMYGD
- a CDS encoding type II toxin-antitoxin system Phd/YefM family antitoxin — its product is MRIAPLADVKAKLSAYLEECGTDGPIIITKNGRAVAVLLAPVDNEDLESLMLARSPRFQGLLKKSRQSIKAGDGLSRKDFWQAVGERNKKRSKARRSSANKAA